The Thermococcus sp. EP1 region CACTTAGAAGAAGGAGGAAGAATGGAAGGAGCAAATCCAAACGCCGTTAGTCAAAAAGCAAAACAACGGGGAGCGCCCCAATTAGGGTCACTCGGAAGTGGAAATCACTTCTTAGAAATTCAAGTTGTTGACAAGGTCTTTAATGAAGAAATTGCCAAGGCATATGGGCTTTTTGAGGGCCAAATCGTGGTAATGGTACATACAGGATCGAGGGGTCTTGGGCATCAGGTGGCCAGCGACTACCTGAGAATTATGGAAAAAGCAAACAGAAAGTATAACGTCCCATGGCCCGATAGAGAACTTGTTAGTGTTCCATTCCAAACCGAAGAAGGACAAAGATACTTTAGTGCTATGAAGGCAGCAGCAAACTTCGCTTGGGCAAATAGACAAATGATTACTCACTGGGTAAGAGAGAGCTTTGAGGAAGTATTTAAACAAAAGGCAGAAGACTTAGGAATGCACATAGTTTACGATGTAGCCCACAACATAGCAAAGGTAGAAGAGCACGAAGTTAACGGAAGAAAGATCAAAGTCGTAGTCCACAGAAAGGGTGCCACACGAGCATTCCCTGCTGGACATGAAGCAATCCCCAAAGCATATCGTGATGTTGGGCAACCAGTATTAATTCCTGGCTCCATGGGTACAGCAAGCTATGTATTGGCAGGTGCTGAGGGCTCAATGAGAGAAACATTTGGAAGTACATGTCACGGTGCAGGGAGAGTTTTGAGCAGACATGCTGCAACAAGACAGTTTAGAGGAGATAGACTCAGGAATGAGCTCATGCAGAGAGGAATATACATCAGGGCAGCAAGCATGAGGGTTGTAGCCGAGGAGGCACCAGGAGCTTACAAGAACGTTGATAACGTCGTTAGAGTTGTACACGAAGCAGGAATAGCTAATCTTGTTGCAAGGATGAGACCCATCGGAGTTGCAAAAGGTTGATCCTTATTTTTAAATTTTCCAATTCTAGTTAAAAAGAGA contains the following coding sequences:
- a CDS encoding RtcB family protein translates to MEIPLKRLDKIRWEIPKFNRRMRVPGRVYADDTLLQKMRQDKTLEQATNVAMLPGIYKYSIVMPDGHQGYGFPIGGVAAFDVKEGVISPGGVGYDINCGVRLIRTNLVEKEVRPKIKQLIDTLFKNVPSGLGSKGRIRLHWTQLDDVLADGAKWAVDNGYGWKDDLEHLEEGGRMEGANPNAVSQKAKQRGAPQLGSLGSGNHFLEIQVVDKVFNEEIAKAYGLFEGQIVVMVHTGSRGLGHQVASDYLRIMEKANRKYNVPWPDRELVSVPFQTEEGQRYFSAMKAAANFAWANRQMITHWVRESFEEVFKQKAEDLGMHIVYDVAHNIAKVEEHEVNGRKIKVVVHRKGATRAFPAGHEAIPKAYRDVGQPVLIPGSMGTASYVLAGAEGSMRETFGSTCHGAGRVLSRHAATRQFRGDRLRNELMQRGIYIRAASMRVVAEEAPGAYKNVDNVVRVVHEAGIANLVARMRPIGVAKG